In Pseudomonas sp. PDNC002, the DNA window CCTGCCCCTTGAGGCGGATGCGCTCGCCATCGGCGGTGCCCACCGGAATCTTCACGTTCAGCGTCTTGCTCTGCGGTGGCAGCTTGCGCCCGTACTCGTCGTAGCTGGGCAGGCTGAAGCTGATCGGCCGGCTCTCGCCGGAGAGGGTTTCCTCAAGGAACAGCGGGACTTCCATCTCCACGTCCTGGCCACGGTGCGCGCGCGGTTGCCGCGCACCACCGAAGCCACCTTGAGGGCCGCCGGCGCGGGCGCCGAAGACCTGCTCGAAGAAGTCACTGAAGTCCTGCTCATGCCCCGGCGGCGGACCATCAAAGCCACCGCGCGGCTGCCAGCCGGGTGGTGCCTCGAACTGCGGCCCCTGCGGACCGTACTTGCGCAGCTCGTCGTACTCGGCGCGCTTCTCCGGGCTCTTGAGCACCTCATAGGCCTCGGAGACTTCCTTGAAGTGCGTCTCGGCGTCCGGCTCCTTGCTGACGTCCGGGTGGTACTTGCGCGCGAGCTTGCGGTAGGCGGTCTTGATCGCCTTCTCGTCGGCGTCGGGCTCTACACCCAGCGCCGCGTAGTAATCCTTGAATTCCATCGGTAACGGTCACTCCTCACATGCGTTGGACCTGTCGGCGCCTGGGACACGGGGGGATCGCGCGGGCAGCCGAAGCCGCTGCGCGCACTGCGAGGCGAACAGGTGGAAAAAGCGGGTTCTGCCACATCAGATGGAGTCGCCGTGCCCGCTTTTCAACACTCCCAGCAAGCCTAGACGCTGATCCTGCGCCCGCCCCGCGAAGACGATTTGATACCGGTCATGGCATAGTCATCTTCCCCACTTCAACGCGAACCATCCAGGCCATGAGCGTGCCCTTCGAGTCGATCCGCCAACCGCTGGACCCCGGCCACGCACTGCCGATCTACCGCCAGCTGTACGAGCGCTTCAAGGACGCCATCACCCGTGGCGCGCTGCGTCCGGGCGAGCGCGTGCCGCCGGTGCGCGGCCTGGCCGGCGAGCTCGGGGTGGCGCGCGGCACGGTGGAACTGGCCTATCAACTGCTTGTCAGCGAGGGCTATCTGCTGCCGCGCGGGCCTGCCGGCACCGTGGTGTCGCCGCAGCTCAGCGGGCGCACGCAGGCGCCGCCGCTGGTGGAGATCGATCCGGCAACCGTCGAGCGCAGCGTGCCGGGGGTGATCGCCCACGGCCCGACCATCCGCCCGTTCCAACTCGGCCTGCCGGGGCTCGACGCCTTTCCGCGCGCTCTCTGGTCACGTCTATGCGCCCGCCGCCTGCGCCAGCAGAGCGCGCCGATGCTGGCCTATCCGGAGCCCTGCGGTTACGGCCCGCTGCGCGAGGCGGTGGCGGGTTACCTGGGGATATCCCGCGGCATCGTCTGCGACCCGGCACAGGTGTTCATCTGCGCGGGCTACCAGGGCGCGCTGGACCTGATCAGCCGCACCCTGCTCGAACCCGGCCAGCGCTTCTGGCACGAGGACCCCGGTTACCCGCGCGGCCGCGAACTGCTGCGTCGCGCCGGTGGCGTACCGGTGCCGGTGGCGGTGGACGGCGACGGCCTGCGCGTGGAGGACGGCATCGCCCTCGCCCCGGATGCGAGTTTCGCCCTGGTCACGCCCTCGCAGCAGAGTCCCACCGGCGTCGCCCTCGGCCTGCCGCGCCGCCTGGCCCTGCTGGACTGGGCCGCCAGCAGCGGCGCCTGGATCGTCGAGGACGACTACGACAGCGAGTACCGCTACGCCGGCTTCCCCTTGCCGGCGCTGAAAAGCCTCGACCGCGCCGGCCGCGTGCTCTACACCGGCACCTTCAGCAAGGTGCTGTTTCCTGCGCTGCGCCTGGGCTACCTGGTGGTGCCGGCGGAGTTGGTGGAGGCCTTCGTGCGCAGCCAGCAGGTGTTCCCCTCAGGCTGCGCCGAACTGCTCCAGGCGACCCTCTGCGATTTCATGCAGGAGGGCCACTTTGCCCGTCACCTCAAGCGAACGCGCAGCCTCTATGCCCAGCGCCGGCAGTGGCTGCGCGAAGCGCTGGAGGATCGGCTGGGCGGGCATCTGCGCATCGCGCCGACGCCGGGCGGGCTGCACCTGATCGGCGCGGTGGAGGGGGACGACCTGGCTATCGCCCACCGCGCCCACGCCGACGGCATGGGTCTGCAGGCGCTGAATGCCTGGTGCGTGGAGAACCGACGCGAGCCGGCGCTGATGCTGAGCTTCACCAACGTGGTCGATCAGCAGACGGCCGCACGCTGGGCAGAGCGAGTCGCGGGCGCGATGGAGCGGTAGATAGCGCAGGCCCGCCGTTCGCGGTCCCATGGCGACACGGCGAGTGGCGCCATCGACGTATGGCGTCGAACGTCCTGGGCCTCGGCTATCCGCAGCCTGAAATGAAAAGCCCCGCCGAGGCGGGGCTTTTGCTTACGCGGGACCTATCAGGACGACAGGTACGCCGAGCGGGTCAGCCCCAGGCGCAGCGCGTCCAGGTACTGCGTGCGCTCGCGCGCGGTGAGCTTGGCCCCGGCAACCTTGTCGCGGTAGTGGGTCATCAGCTCCTCGGGCGACAGGTGCACGTAGCGCAGCATGTCCTCGATGGTGTCGTGGGTCTCGATGCCGGCGTGGTAGTAGCTGCCGTCGGCGTTCTGGTAGACGTTCACCGAGTCGGTGTCGCCGAACAGGTTGTGCATGTCGCCGAGGATTTCCTGGTAGGCGCCGACCAGGAAGGTGCCGATCAGGTAGTCCTCGCCTTCCTTTACGTCGTGCACCGGCATGCTGGTCTCGATGCTCTGCTCGTCGACGTACTGGGTGATCTTGCCGTCGGAATCACAGGTCAGGTCCTGCAGTACCGCGCGACGGGTCGGCTCCTCGCCCAGGCGGTGGATCGGCAGGATCGGCAGCACCTGGCCGATGGCCCAGGTGTCGGGCAGGCTCTGGAACACCGAGAAGTTGCAGATGTACTTGTCGGCCAGCTTGTCGTTCAACTCGTCGAGCACCTGGCGGTGCGAACGCTGGTGCGCCTTGAGCTGGTTGTGCAGGCGGCGGCAGATGGCGAAGTAGCACTGCTCGGCCAGGGCCTTCTGCGCCAGGCTGATCTTGCCTTCGGCGTACTGCGCGGCGGCGTCGCTCATGTAGTGGGTGGCGCGCCAGTAGGTCTCGGTGACCATCTCGGCGTCGGTCGGGCCCAGCAGGTCGGCCAGCCACTGGACGATCTCCGGCTGTTCGGCCAGGTCGGTGATCTTCGGCACTTCGTCGTTGTGCCGCTCGACGTCGGTCACCTGGGTGATCAGTACCGCGTGGTGCGCGGTCAGTGCGCGGCCGCTCTCGGAGAAGATGTGCGGATGCGGCAGGCCCTGGGCGTCGCAGAACTCTTTCAGCATGCCCACCACCACACCGGCGTAGTCGTCGATGTCGTAGTTGATCGAGCTGGCGTTGCGCGAATGGGTGCCGTCGTAGTCCACGCCCAGGCCGCCGCCGACGTCCACGTGGTCCACCGGCAGGCCGAGGGCGCGCAGTTCGCCGTAGTAGCGGATGGCTTCCTTGAAGCCGTGCTGGTAGTCGGCCAGGTTGGCGATCTGCGAGCCCATGTGGAAGTGCAGCAGGCGCACGCCCTGGTCCAGGCCGGCGTCGCGGAAGCGCTCGACCACCGACAGCAGTTGCGCGGCGGACAGGCCGAACTTGGCCTTCTCGCCACCGGTGTCGGCCCACTTGGAGGACGCCAGCGAGGACAGGCGCACGCGCAGGCCAACCTGGGGCAGCACGCCAATCACGGCGGCTTCCTCGATCACCAGCTGCACCTCGGATTCCTTCTCGATCACGATGAACACGTTGTGACCGAGCTTCTGCCCCATCAGCGCCAGCTTGATGAACTCGCGGTCCTTGTAGCCGTTGCAGACGATGGTGCCGCCCTTGGGCGCCAGCGCCAGCACGGCCATCAGCTCGGGCTTGGAGCCCGCTTCCAGGCCGATGGAAACGTTCTGCGTGGCGATGATGCTTTCCACCACCGCTTCCTGCTGGTTCACCTTGATCGGGTACAGCGCGGTGTAGCGGCTGGTGTATTCCAGGCGCGCGATGTTGGCGTCGAAGGCGCCGGTGAGCTTGCGCACGCGGTCCTGGAGGATATCCGGGAAACGCACCAGCAACGGCAGCGACAGACCCGCCTCGCGCAGCTGCTCGACCACCCCGTGCAGATCGATCGGCTGGGCATCGGCGCCCTGCGGGCGAACTTCCACGTTACCGGCGTCGTTGATGGCGTAGTAGCCAGCGCCCCAGTGGCGAATTCCGTAGATGCTGCGGCTGTCTGCCACGGTCCAGTTGCTGCCGTCGTCTTTGCGGGTCCGTCTAGCGGCCATGCGTGGTGGTCTCCTCAAATTGCGCGAATGTGTGCAGGCGCCCGCCCGGCGTGCGGGTAGGTCGTCAAAGCCTGGTGGTGTAAACCTAGCCGGGCCTCGTGACGTTGCCGTGTTGACCGCCGGCATTGGCGGTAAGTTTAGGAAAATCCGACGACGCGCCCAGGGCGCGCCGATAAATCTCCCATCTAGGGAAAGGGCTTGCCGGCCATGCGCTTGGCGCACATCGCCTGGAACCCCTTCTCTGCAGAGGAGAATCGTTCGGGAGAGACGGCTCAGCCGCCGGATTTCTTCGCCTTGAGGCCGCGCTTGGTCAGCTCTTCGAGCAACAGGTCGACGTGGTCGCCCTGGATCTCGATGATGCCGTCCTTCAGCGCGCCACCCGTGCCGCAACGCTTCTTTAGCGCGGTGGCCAGGTCTTTCAGCGCATCGGCCGCCAGCGGCACGCCGGTCACCGTGGTCACGGTCTTGCCACCGCGGCCCTTGGTTTCACGACGCACGCGAGCGATGCCATCGCCGGCCGGAATCTCGGCCTGCTTGCAGATGCACGCGCCAACGGGCTGATTGCAGTCCGGGCAGTGCCGGCCGGAATCAGTGGAATAGACGAGCCCGCCGAGGGCGGACAGGGAGGATGCTTTCTTGACCACCGGGCGTTTCCCCAGGATTGGCCTCTTCGGGCCAGGTCAACGAATGGCCGGCTGGCGCCGACCGCGACGCCCCACTCAGGCAGGGGCTGCGCATTCCCGGCGGAGGACCCTGCCGGAAAGGTCGCGCAATTTAGCAGCATTGAAAGCAAATGCTAAGACCGAAAATGCGTCATTGATCGGTGGTTTGGCGACATGCCCTCTTTATCAAGACAGCTGGAAGTCGGATCGAGCGATCGCGGACGGAGGCCGCTCCTACGCCGGGGCCAGCATTTGTGTAGGAGCGGACCCTGTCCGCGATGTCTCGAAGCTCGCTCCAATTCCCTCAGAAACTCACCAGGTACTTGCGCAACGCCGCCAGCGAGTCCGGGCAATACAGCGCACCCGCCTTGGCTTCGGCCAGCGCCTGGTGCGGGTCAATGAACTTCGCTTCCAGCACTTCCTCGGGCTGCAACCTCAGCGGCGCATCGGACACCGCGGAGAACACCGCGCACCACAGGCGGTTGTCCGGCTGGTCGAAGAAGAAGGTGCCGTGTGGACGCAATTCCACGCCGGCAATGCCCAGCTCCTCTTCCAGCTCGCGGGCAGCCGACTCGGCGTAGCTTTCCTCGGCCTGCACCATGCCGCCGGCGGCCGGGTCCCAGTAGCCGGGATAAACCGCCTTGCTCAGGGTGCGCCGGTGCACGCACAGCTCACCGGCGGAGTTGAACAGCAGGATGAAGGTGCCCCGGCCGATCAGCCCGCGAGCGCGCAATTCGGCGCGCGGCAGGCTGCCCAGCAACTGGTCGTCGTCGTCGACCCAGGCGATCTTCTCGGCGTCCGAAGCCGCCCGGTGGGCGGCCTCCTTGTCGCTGATGCCTTCCATCGATCAGCCCTGGGCCAGCAGTTGGCGCAGGTCGATGATCGCGGCGTTGGCGCGGGAGATGTAGTTGGCCATCACCAGCGAATGGTTGGCCAGCACGCCGAAGCCGCTGCCATTGAGGACCATCGGGCTCCACAGCGGCGCCTCGGCGGCCTCCAGCTCACGGATGATCTGGCGCACGCTGACGGTGGCGTTCTTCTTCGCCAGCACGTCGGCGAAGTCCACCTCGATGGCGCGCAGGATGTGCGACAGCGCCCAGGCCTGGCCGCGGGCTTCGTAGAACACGTTGTCGATCTGCATCCAGGGGGTTTCCTGGATCACTTCCTCGACTTCCGGCGCCTGGCCCGGAGTGACCGGCTGCATCGGCGTGATATTGGTGTTCAGCTTCACCCGACCCACACTGGCCGAGAGGCGCTGGGACAGCGAGCCCAGACGGGTGGAAACGTCACCCAGCCAGTTGTTCAGGCTGTCGGCGCGGGCGTAGAACTGCGCACCGGCCGGATCAGCAGAGAGACGGCCGAGGTAGCGGTCCAGGGACTTGATGCCCTCGGCGTACTCCGACTCGGAGGACGGCAACGCCCAGCTCTTGTTGTCGAAGTTGAAGCGCGGCTCGGCGCGCGCCAGGTCGGCGTCCTCGGTGGACTGCGACTGGGAACGGGCGAAGTCCTTGCGCAGGGCGCGGGACAGGTCGCGCACCTGGACCAGGGCGCCGTATTCCCAGCTGGGCATGTTGTCCAGCCAGACGCCCGGCGGGAAGATGTCGTTGGAGAGATAGCCGCCCGGCTTGTTGAGGAGGGTGGCGACCACTTCCTTGAGGGTTTCCACGGTGGTATAGCCCACCACCATCTGGCGGCCGGCGCGCTCGGCGGCGGCCTGGGCGTTCTGCTGCACGGGGAACAGGTCCGGCTCCTGGCTCCAGTACCAGCCGATCACCCCGCAGACCACCAGGTAGGCGCCCAGCAGGCCGCCCAGTACACGACCCAGCCAGGGGCCACCGAAGTAGGCGCGTGCATCGTCTACCGTGTCATCCACGCGATCACGCACGGAGCCGCGTTTCTTCCAGTTCCACATGGCAAGTTCCTTGATGTCCCGAATTCGAAGATAGCTTGGACCCACATCCGGCCCCAGGGTGCCGGGATATTTGGTCGCACTGTGCAAGCATGCCGCACAGCGGCAGGTCAGCGCAGCCTACCCTGCGCATGGTGCTAGGTAACGTAGCGAATTACAAAGCTCAGGATGTTTGACCGAAGGCACTGTTATTGCCAGCAATGATTGGTAGCATAGGGCCATCACTGTGTATCACGGCGGAAACATATTCGCCCCGCAGGCCGCCGGTACGGCCGACGAAGAAGCGCGATGAACGAGCTCGACGATCCCTCCCTCGACCGCCTCAAGCATCACTTCGCCCAGCGAGTGATCCACCAGGCCCGCCACTTGCTGGAAGTCTGGCAGCGCCTGTCTCGGTCGGAATGGAACAGTAGTGGCACCGCGGAGCTGGGCGAAGCCTGCCTGCGCCTGCAGCGCTATGCCGAGCGCTTCGAGCAGGCCGAGCACGCCGACCTGGCCAAGGCCATCGATCAGTGCCTGCGCGCCGTGCAGGACAATCGTGGGCGACTCTCCAGCGAACTGATCACCGAGCTCAACCGCCTGATGCAGCGACTCTCGCGCACCGGCCTGCGCCACGGTGACCAATTCGAACAGACCAGCCTGCCGCCGCTGCGCAAGCCGGTCTACCTGGCCCTGCAGGATCAGGAGCGCGCCGAACGCCTGGCCCAGCAACTGGAATTCTTCGGCATGGCGGCGCAGCCCTGCGAACACGCCAATGCCTTCCGCGCCGCCATGGCCGAGCGCCACCCGGCGGCCATCGTCATGGAGATCGACTTCGCCGGCGGCCAGGGCCTGGCGCTCGCCGACGAGGCCCAGGCCGGCCTCAAGCACAAGCTGCCGGTGCTGTTCTTCAGCCATGAGGAAACCGATACCCCGACCCGCCTGGCCGCTGCCCGCACCGGCGGCCAGGACTTCTTCACCGGGGCGCTGGACGCCTCCGGCCTGCTAGAGAAGATCGAGACGTTGACCCGCGTATCGCAGTACGAGCCGTTCCGCGTCCTGATCGTCGACGATTCCCGCGCCCAGGCCGCGCACACCGAGATGGTCCTCAACAGCGCCGGCATCGTCACCCGCGCGCTCACCGCGCCGCTGTCGGTGATGGCCGAGCTGGCCGAGTTCCAGCCGGACCTGATCATCCTCGACATGTACATGCCCGAGTGCCTGGGCACCGAGCTGGCCAAGGTGATCCGCCAGCACGAGCGCTATGTCAGCGTGCCGATCATCTACCTGTCCGCCGAGGACGACCTGGACAAGCAGCTGGACGCCATGAGCGAAGGCGGCGACGACTTCCTCACCAAGCCGATCAAGCCGCGCCACCTGATCGCCACCGTACGCAACCGCGCCGCCCGCGCGCGCAGCCTGAAGGCACGGATGGTGCGCGACAGCCTGACCGGCCTGTACAACCACACCCATACCCTGCAGTTGCTCGACGATGCCCGCTTCCGCGCGCGCCGCGAGGAACGCCCGCTGACCTTCGCGATGCTCGACATCGACCACTTCAAGCGGGTCAACGACACCTATGGCCATCCCATGGGCGACCGGGTGATCAAGAGCCTGGCGCTGTTCCTCAAGCAGCGCCTGCGCAAGACCGACCACATCGGCCGGTACGGCGGCGAGGAATTCGCCGTGGTGCTGCCGGACACCGATGCCGCCTCGGCGCGCAAGGTGCTGGAGGAAATCCGCCAGCGCTTCGCCGATATCCATTACCCCGCCCAACCGCACGACCTGACCTGCACCTTCAGTTGCGGCATCGCCGAACTGGGCGAGGACATGGACATCAAGACCCTCGCCAAGCAGGCCGACGAGGCGCTGTACCGCGCCAAGCACGGCGGGCGCAACCGCGTAGAGGTCTACTCCTGATCCGGCGCGGCGCTCTGCCGCGCCGCTTTCCGACCAGATGCTGGCACCGTGTCATCAGCCAGTAACGAAACTGCAATAGGTTCAGGGCTCGCCGTTTTCCCGCTGTCGGTCGAGACCTGCCATGCGCCTCAAGCTGCTCACCAACCTCAACACCGTCCTGCTCCTGCTCGTCTGCGTCGCGCTGGGCGCCACCCTGTGGTGGTCGCAACGCGCGCTCGAGCGCCCTTTCACGTTGATGGACCGCTACCTGGAACTCTCCCAGGGCTTCGAGCGCAAGGTCGCGCAGAACATCCAGGCGTACCTCGCCAGCGGTGACGCGCTGAAACAGAAAGCCGCCCAGCAGGCGCTGGACGAACTGGCCGCGGAACTGCCGCAATTGCCGGACAGCCTCAGCCAGTTGCTCGGCCAGAGCCTCGACGAGTTGCGCCAGTTCAGCGGCAACCAGTTGCTCGCCGCCGGCAAGCTGGCGGGTGATCCGCAGGGCCTGCTGCTGCAGGCCGAACGCGACCTGCTGGCGGCGCTGGACCAGCTCGGCGCCTATGCCGACGCCAGCCAGAACCCCGCCGCCACCGAGTACCGCACGCCGCTGCTGCAAGCCAGTCTGCACCTGACGCGCCTCGCCCACGCCCGCGCCAAGCTGGTGGAGAGCGGCAATCCGGCGCTGGCCGCGGACATCCAGCGCGAGCTGGAAACCCTGCGCCAACTGGCCGAACGCATCGACGCCCTGCCCCTGCTCGGCGTGCTGGAACAGCAGGCCTCCGCCTCCGACGACTTCGCCGCGATGATGGGCCTGGATTCCCAGCCCGCCGCGCAACAGCAGAGCGAAGACCGTGGCGTCACCCTCAAGCGTGATCTCGCCAGCGTGCTGCGCCGCTACCCGGACGAGCTGGACCGCACCCGCCAACTGGTCGCCCAGCGCCAGGACCTGGCCAGCGCCACTGCCCAGCGCCTGGGCGCCGTGCAGCAGGCGCTGGCAACCCTGGAGCCGCAGGTGCGCGAGGAGCGTTCGAGGATCCAGGCTCAGGTTCGCATCATCCAGGGCGCCCTGATCGCCCTGATTCTCGCCACCGCGCTGCTCATCGATACGCTGCAACGCCGCCTGGCCCGCGTGCTCGGCCAACTGGTCCCGGCGCTGTCCACCTGGGCACGCGGCGACTTCAACCAGCCCATCGCGCTGAACACCCGCACCCGCGACCTGGTGGAGCTGCAGGAATCGCTGAATCGCCTGCGCGACTTCCTCGGCACCCTGGTCGGTACCATTCACCAGCGCGCCGAGGAAGTGGCCGGCAGCAGCCGTGCTCTGGCCGAGCTGAGCGGCGGCCTGCACGCCGGCGCCGAGCGCCAGGCCAGCGACACCGGGGAAATCCGCGACGCGCTGGGCGACATGGAGGCGGCGATCCAGCAGGTCGCCGGCGACGCCAGCCAGGCGGCCTCGGCCAGCCACGCCGCCGGCATGGCCGTCGAACAAGGGCAGCAGGTAATCGGCAACAGCCTGAGCGGCATGCGCGCGCTGGTGGACGAAGTGCAGAGCAACGCCCAGGCGATCGAGAACCTGGCCGAGGAGTCGGCCACGATCGGCAACGTACTGGGGGTGATTCGCTCCATCGCCGACCAGACCAACCTGCTGGCACTGAACGCCGCCATCGAGGCCGCACGAGCAGGCGAGCAAGGCCGTGGCTTTGCCGTGGTGGCCGAGGAAGTCCGCTCGCTGGCCCTGCGCACCGCCGGCGCCACCGAGGAAATCCAGCAACTCACCGCGCGCCTGCAGCAGGCCGCGCGACAATCGGTGGAAGCGATGCGCAGCCAGGTCGAGCATGCCGAAGTCACCGCCAACCAGGCCGGCGCCGCCGAGGGCGCACTGGACGAAGTGGTGGGCGCCATCCGCACCATCGCCAGCATGGCCGAGCGCATTGCCGAAAGCTCAGCGCAGCAGAGTGGCGCGGTCAGCGAAATCCGCTCCCACAGCGAGCGCATCCATGAACTGGGCAGCCAGAACCTGCGCCTGATCGGCCAGGGGCGTAGCCAGGGCGAGCAATTGCAGGAATTGGGCGGGGCGTTGCACACCGCCGTGCGGGCGTTTCGCGTCTGAATGCTGCCGGTCAGCCAATCGCGGACAGAGTCCGCTCCTACAGGATCAAAAGCCCCTCACCCTGGCCCTATCCCGGAGGGAGAGGGGACCGTACGGTGCAGGATGACACTCCAGCGTCAACCGGCACGATCAGCTCCCTCTCCCCTAGGGAGAGGGCTGGGGTGAGGGCACAGCCCAAGCACAGATTCCCAGGAAAAAGCGGTTGTTCCTGCCAAACCGCCTCAGAGCGCCTCGAGAACAGACTTCGACCGCCATGCCTTCCGCGGGTCGGTTCGCGAGCAAGCTCGCTCCTACAATTCGAATCCCCTGTAGGAACGAGGGGGACGCCCAGTTCTTGCTCGCGAACGCTCTTCAGGCCGAACTCAGCGCTCGCCCAGCTTGTGCCGTGCCGCGTACAGGCAAACCATCTCCATCGCCAGGGTCGCGCCGGCCAGGGCGGTGATCTCGGCGCTGTCGTAGGGCGGCGCCACTTCCACCACGTCCATCCCCACCAGGTTGATACCGCGCAGCGCGCGGAGGATCTCCAACGCCTGGTGCGAACTCAGCCCGCCGCACACCGGCGTGCCGGTGCCCGGAGCGAAGGCCGGGTCGAGGCAGTCGATATCGAAGGTCAGGTACACCGGGTTGTCGCCGACCCGTGCGCGGATGCGCTCGGCGATGGCTTGCGGCGAGTGACGATGGACTTCGCGGGCGTCCAGCACCTGGAAGCCCATCACGTCGTCATTGGTAGTGCGCAGGCCGACCTGCACCGAGCGCGACGGGTCGACCAACCCCTCGCGGGCCGCGTGGTAGAACATGGTGCCGTGGTCGATGCGCTGGCAGTCCTCGTCTGGCCAGGTGTCGCTGTGGGCATCGAAGTGGATCAGCGACAGCGGGCCGTGCTTCTTCGCGTGGGCCTTGAGCAGCGGGTAGCTGATGAAGTGGTCGCCGCCCAGAGTCAGCAGCGCGCAACCGGCATCGAGGATGCGCGCGGCATGGGCTTCGATGACGTCCGGGGTTTCCTGCGGCACGCCGTGATCGAAGGAGCAGTCGCCGTAGTCGATCACCGCCAGGTGGTCGAAGGGGTCGAATTCCCAGGGGAAGTGCCGGGCCCAGGCCATCTGCACCGAGGCCGCACGGATCGCGCGCGGCCCGAAGCGGCTGCCGGGGCGGTTGGTGGTGGCGGTGTCGAAGGGCACGCCGCTGACCACCAGGTCGACGCCGCGCAGGTCGCGGCTGTAGCGGCGACGCATGAAGCTGGTGATGCCGGCGTAGGTGGATTCCGCGCTGGTGCCATAAAGGCTGTCGCGGGTGATGGCCTGGTCGTTGTCGTTAGCGAGATCCATGGTGTCCTCATCAGTGTCT includes these proteins:
- the speB gene encoding agmatinase — its product is MDLANDNDQAITRDSLYGTSAESTYAGITSFMRRRYSRDLRGVDLVVSGVPFDTATTNRPGSRFGPRAIRAASVQMAWARHFPWEFDPFDHLAVIDYGDCSFDHGVPQETPDVIEAHAARILDAGCALLTLGGDHFISYPLLKAHAKKHGPLSLIHFDAHSDTWPDEDCQRIDHGTMFYHAAREGLVDPSRSVQVGLRTTNDDVMGFQVLDAREVHRHSPQAIAERIRARVGDNPVYLTFDIDCLDPAFAPGTGTPVCGGLSSHQALEILRALRGINLVGMDVVEVAPPYDSAEITALAGATLAMEMVCLYAARHKLGER